Proteins encoded together in one Mycobacterium noviomagense window:
- a CDS encoding lytic transglycosylase domain-containing protein translates to MSPVRWLRAAAVVGAAALLLASSCTWQLGTYIPKGVPPPAGAPVPPVDTHAKGRPADQLYGWAVERSEALKIPVIALEAYAYAARVAEVENPNCRISWTTLAGIGEVESHHGTYHHATLAPNGDVRPPIRGVRLDGSGGTLHIVDTDAGGLADDDGTVRAMGPMQFIPETWRLYGVDANNDGIISVDNIDDAALSAAGYLCWRGKNLATPKGWMTALRAYNDSDVYARAVRDWATAYASGHPL, encoded by the coding sequence GTGTCGCCGGTGCGTTGGCTGCGGGCGGCCGCCGTAGTGGGGGCGGCGGCGTTGCTTTTAGCGTCGAGTTGTACGTGGCAGCTCGGCACCTATATCCCCAAGGGAGTGCCGCCGCCGGCAGGGGCTCCGGTACCGCCTGTGGACACGCATGCCAAGGGTCGGCCTGCCGATCAGTTGTACGGCTGGGCGGTGGAGCGCAGCGAGGCGCTGAAAATTCCGGTTATTGCGCTGGAGGCCTACGCCTACGCTGCGCGCGTGGCCGAGGTCGAAAACCCGAACTGCCGTATATCGTGGACGACTTTGGCCGGCATCGGTGAAGTGGAGAGTCACCACGGCACGTACCACCATGCGACGCTAGCCCCCAATGGCGATGTGCGCCCGCCTATTCGGGGCGTGCGCCTGGACGGCAGCGGTGGCACGCTGCACATCGTCGACACCGATGCAGGTGGCCTCGCCGACGACGACGGCACGGTTCGGGCAATGGGGCCGATGCAGTTCATTCCCGAGACGTGGCGGTTGTACGGCGTCGACGCCAACAATGACGGAATCATTAGTGTCGACAACATCGACGACGCTGCCCTCTCGGCTGCTGGCTATCTATGTTGGCGCGGAAAGAATCTCGCGACGCCCAAAGGATGGATGACGGCCCTGCGGGCCTACAACGATTCCGACGTCTATGCGCGCGCCGTACGTGACTGGGCTACGGCCTATGCGTCGGGTCACCCACTGTGA